A stretch of the Kroppenstedtia eburnea genome encodes the following:
- a CDS encoding valine--tRNA ligase, whose product MAEQQSQLPTAYDPKRAEEKWYDYWLEGGFFQAGKNPDQEPFTIVIPPPNVTGNLHIGHALDTTLQDILIRWKRMEGYDALWLPGTDHAGIATQARVEAHLREEGASRHELGREKFQEKVWEWKEHYAQVIRKQWRKLGLSLDYSRERFTMDEGLSRAVREVFVRLYEKGLIYRGKYIINWDPAARTALSDIEVIHKEVEGKLYHMNYPLKQGNGHIRVATTRPETMLGDTGVAVHPDDDRYKHLIGKTVILPIVNREIPIVADEHVDPEFGSGAVKITPAHDPNDFEIGQRHDLEPILVMDETGTMNDQAGPYKGLDRFECRKRIVRDLQEQGILTKIEEHTHSVGHSERSGAVVEPYLSTQWFVRMQPLAEAAIRDTRSGEGVRFIPERFEKIYLHWIENIRDWCISRQLWWGHRIPAWYCDECGEMIVQMEDPDRCPRCGNGKLRQEEDVLDTWFSSGLWPFSTLGWPGETDDLKRYYPTDVLVTGYDIIYFWVARMIFTALEFTGSKPFKNVLIHGLVRDAEGRKMSKSLGNGVDPMEVIEKYGADAIRFMLSTGITPGNDMRFRWERVESARNFANKIWNASRFALMHLDGVETGELTLDGQLSTADRWILHRLNETVDRVTRSLNRYDFGEAGQALYHFIWDELCDWYIEFAKLPLYGDDEEARRSTRAVLAHVLDHSLRLLHPFMPFITEEIWQHLPVEGESITVASWPQVDSAFAAPEAVQEMEVLIETIRSVRNIRAEMDVPPKKQVDLLIRAEAEALSVFQNNVAAIRRLCGVNNLEAGTGIRRPERAMTAVVTGAEIFLPLEGLIDIEQTLSRLEGELKKLDKEVDRVEKKLSNEGFINKAPAHVVEEERAKGQEYREKREKVRNRLAELRGN is encoded by the coding sequence ATGGCTGAGCAACAGTCCCAACTGCCCACCGCCTACGATCCGAAACGGGCAGAAGAGAAATGGTATGATTACTGGTTGGAGGGAGGGTTCTTTCAGGCGGGGAAAAATCCGGATCAAGAGCCTTTCACCATCGTGATCCCGCCGCCCAATGTGACCGGAAATTTGCACATCGGTCACGCCTTGGACACCACCCTGCAGGATATCCTGATCCGTTGGAAACGGATGGAGGGGTATGATGCCCTCTGGTTACCCGGAACGGATCATGCCGGGATCGCGACGCAGGCCCGGGTGGAAGCCCATCTGCGGGAAGAAGGGGCCAGCCGGCATGAACTCGGCCGGGAGAAGTTCCAGGAGAAGGTGTGGGAGTGGAAGGAACATTATGCGCAGGTGATCCGCAAGCAGTGGCGGAAGTTGGGGCTTTCCCTCGACTATTCCCGGGAGCGGTTCACGATGGATGAGGGCTTGTCCCGGGCGGTGCGGGAGGTTTTTGTGCGACTGTACGAAAAGGGGCTGATCTATCGGGGTAAGTACATCATCAACTGGGACCCCGCCGCACGGACGGCCCTGTCGGATATTGAAGTGATCCACAAAGAGGTTGAGGGGAAGCTGTATCATATGAACTATCCCCTCAAACAGGGAAACGGTCACATTCGGGTGGCCACCACCCGGCCGGAGACGATGCTGGGGGATACCGGGGTCGCCGTTCACCCCGATGATGACCGATACAAGCATCTGATCGGAAAAACGGTGATCCTGCCCATCGTGAATCGGGAGATCCCCATCGTCGCCGATGAACATGTGGATCCGGAGTTCGGGAGCGGTGCGGTGAAAATCACTCCGGCCCACGATCCCAACGATTTTGAAATCGGTCAACGTCACGATCTGGAGCCGATCCTGGTGATGGACGAGACCGGCACCATGAACGATCAGGCCGGGCCGTACAAAGGGCTGGACCGGTTTGAGTGCCGGAAACGGATTGTCAGGGACCTGCAGGAACAGGGAATCTTGACGAAGATCGAAGAACACACCCACTCCGTGGGGCACAGCGAACGCTCCGGCGCCGTGGTGGAACCTTACCTGTCGACCCAGTGGTTTGTCCGCATGCAACCTCTGGCGGAGGCTGCCATCCGGGACACCCGGTCGGGTGAGGGGGTCCGGTTTATTCCGGAACGGTTTGAAAAGATCTATCTGCACTGGATCGAGAACATCCGGGACTGGTGCATCTCCCGTCAATTGTGGTGGGGACACCGAATCCCGGCCTGGTATTGTGATGAGTGCGGGGAGATGATTGTACAGATGGAAGACCCGGACCGTTGCCCCCGGTGCGGCAACGGGAAGCTCCGGCAGGAAGAGGACGTGCTGGACACCTGGTTCAGCTCGGGTCTGTGGCCTTTCTCCACATTGGGCTGGCCGGGGGAAACTGATGACTTGAAACGGTACTATCCCACGGATGTGCTGGTGACCGGATATGATATCATTTACTTCTGGGTGGCCCGCATGATTTTCACCGCCCTGGAGTTCACCGGCAGCAAACCCTTCAAAAATGTCCTCATCCATGGATTGGTGCGGGATGCCGAAGGGCGCAAGATGTCCAAATCGCTGGGGAACGGTGTGGACCCGATGGAAGTGATCGAGAAGTACGGTGCTGATGCGATCCGCTTCATGCTGTCCACGGGAATCACACCGGGCAATGACATGCGCTTCCGCTGGGAGCGGGTGGAGTCGGCCCGCAACTTCGCCAACAAAATCTGGAATGCTTCCCGGTTCGCCCTGATGCATCTTGACGGGGTGGAGACAGGGGAGCTCACTCTGGATGGACAGCTGTCGACGGCGGATCGCTGGATTCTCCACCGCCTCAACGAGACGGTGGACCGGGTCACCCGCAGCCTGAATCGCTATGATTTCGGCGAGGCGGGGCAGGCACTCTATCACTTTATCTGGGATGAGCTTTGCGATTGGTACATTGAATTTGCCAAACTTCCACTGTACGGGGATGATGAGGAGGCCCGCCGTTCCACCCGGGCGGTACTGGCCCATGTGTTGGATCACTCCCTTCGTCTCTTGCATCCCTTCATGCCATTTATCACCGAAGAGATCTGGCAACATCTGCCGGTGGAGGGGGAAAGCATCACGGTGGCCTCCTGGCCGCAAGTGGATTCCGCCTTTGCGGCTCCGGAAGCGGTTCAGGAAATGGAAGTCCTGATCGAGACCATCCGTTCGGTCCGCAACATCCGTGCCGAGATGGACGTGCCGCCGAAGAAACAGGTGGATCTGTTGATCCGGGCGGAAGCAGAAGCCCTTTCCGTGTTCCAAAACAATGTGGCAGCGATCCGCCGCCTGTGCGGAGTCAACAATCTGGAAGCGGGCACGGGGATCCGCCGGCCGGAGCGGGCGATGACAGCGGTGGTGACCGGTGCTGAGATCTTCCTCCCGCTGGAAGGCCTGATCGACATTGAACAGACGCTCTCCAGGTTGGAAGGGGAGTTGAAGAAGCTGGACAAAGAAGTGGATCGGGTGGAGAAAAAATTGTCCAACGAAGGGTTTATCAACAAAGCTCCTGCCCACGTGGTGGAGGAAGAACGGGCAAAAGGTCAGGAGTATCGGGAAAAAAGGGAAAAAGTACGCAACCGACTGGCAGAACTGAGAGGAAATTGA
- a CDS encoding bifunctional folylpolyglutamate synthase/dihydrofolate synthase, with the protein MTDAPLFSTAKEVFDWMEEGCTQGIRPGLERMEWVLGRLNHPERRLKFIHIAGTNGKGSTAAMVASVLQEAGYPVGMFSSPYLHHWGERITLDGEPIPEKSFVHWAGQVAQLVEEMDREGVGRVTPFEFWTLVAILYFAKEAVPWFVVWETGLGGRLDSTNVVYPLVSVITNVGHDHTHILGETVTQIAGEKAGIIKPGVPVVTACEEEEALSVLSTVAEEKQCRLYRLHREFDVVPRSGGEEGESFSFHNPFRPLERVRIPLRGEHQVKNGAVALMTLEILRKYYATVLEETDVLAGMENVRWPGRLEQVSQHPRVLLDGAHNPEGAEALARALRDLSCDRLLLLTAVLEDKDATGILKPLLPLVDRVMVTGVDQPRGLEPARLREVAARLRPDLEIGQATEADEGLRRLLEEAGERDCIVVAGTLFLVSEIRESILSE; encoded by the coding sequence ATGACTGACGCACCGTTGTTTTCCACAGCGAAAGAGGTTTTTGACTGGATGGAGGAGGGTTGCACCCAGGGGATCCGTCCGGGGCTGGAACGGATGGAATGGGTGCTTGGGCGGCTGAACCATCCGGAACGCCGCCTGAAGTTTATCCATATCGCCGGTACCAACGGCAAAGGGTCCACGGCGGCGATGGTCGCCTCCGTATTGCAGGAGGCGGGTTACCCGGTGGGGATGTTCTCGTCCCCGTATCTTCACCATTGGGGAGAGCGGATCACCCTGGACGGAGAACCGATTCCGGAGAAATCCTTTGTCCATTGGGCCGGTCAGGTGGCGCAACTGGTGGAGGAGATGGACCGCGAAGGTGTGGGTCGCGTGACCCCCTTTGAATTCTGGACCTTGGTGGCGATCCTCTATTTCGCAAAGGAAGCCGTCCCGTGGTTTGTGGTGTGGGAGACGGGACTGGGCGGACGCCTGGATTCCACCAATGTGGTTTACCCGCTGGTCTCGGTCATCACCAATGTCGGGCATGACCATACCCATATATTAGGGGAGACCGTGACCCAAATCGCCGGGGAGAAGGCGGGGATTATCAAGCCGGGTGTCCCGGTGGTCACCGCGTGCGAAGAAGAGGAGGCACTTTCAGTCCTCTCCACCGTTGCAGAGGAGAAACAGTGCCGGCTGTATCGTCTCCACCGGGAATTTGATGTGGTCCCCCGTTCCGGCGGGGAGGAGGGGGAATCCTTTTCCTTCCACAATCCCTTCCGCCCCCTGGAGCGTGTCCGGATTCCTCTGCGGGGGGAACACCAGGTGAAAAACGGGGCCGTCGCCCTGATGACACTGGAAATTCTGCGGAAATATTACGCCACGGTGTTGGAGGAAACGGACGTTTTGGCGGGGATGGAGAATGTCCGCTGGCCTGGCCGTCTGGAACAAGTCTCACAACACCCGAGGGTGCTGTTGGACGGGGCACACAATCCGGAAGGGGCTGAAGCTTTGGCCCGGGCTCTCCGTGATTTGTCCTGTGATCGTCTCCTGCTGTTGACAGCAGTGTTGGAAGATAAAGATGCGACCGGAATTTTGAAACCGCTCCTTCCCTTGGTGGACCGGGTGATGGTGACCGGGGTGGATCAACCGAGGGGGCTGGAACCGGCCCGTCTGCGGGAAGTGGCGGCCCGCTTGCGCCCTGATCTGGAGATCGGCCAGGCAACCGAGGCGGATGAGGGGCTCCGTCGTCTGCTGGAGGAAGCCGGTGAGCGGGATTGTATCGTGGTGGCCGGCACCTTGTTTTTGGTGTCAGAGATCAGAGAAAGCATTTTGTCGGAATAA
- the murC gene encoding UDP-N-acetylmuramate--L-alanine ligase, with the protein MKPKEHVHFIGIGGYGMSAIARVLLEMGYRVTGSDVAENKLTQSLATRGAEIHIGHQAVLVEGADRVVYSTSIPRDNVELKAAREKGMTVLHRSQMLAALLNDKQGIAVAGAHGKTTTSSMIAQTMEEGGADPTYVIGGEVVSLGSNAKAGSSPYVVAEADESDGTFLEYFPRIAVVTNIEPDHLENYEGSFEKLKEAYRRFLSQVKEDGVAILGWDDPYLPEIAGECRARVITYALDREADYTATHLQQVLNRTQFTVNYQGTPLGDVTIHVPGRHNVANALAAVVVCLEAGLPFDTIAEGLSRFRGAKRRFQVIGEADGILVVDDYAHHPTEIRATINGLKALNRRIFGVFQPQRYSRTHLLMEEFSRAFTEADELVITDIYSPPGEPPIAGVTSERLAQMVRENSNPNTVYRATKEDVELHLLQHARPGDLVITMGAGDIWRVAHNLVPALKARQKEKAK; encoded by the coding sequence TTGAAACCGAAGGAACATGTACATTTCATCGGAATCGGCGGCTACGGGATGAGCGCTATTGCCCGTGTCCTGTTGGAGATGGGGTACCGGGTGACCGGTTCGGATGTGGCGGAAAACAAGTTAACGCAGAGTCTGGCGACGCGGGGGGCTGAGATCCATATCGGCCATCAAGCGGTGTTGGTGGAGGGAGCAGACCGGGTGGTATACTCTACCAGTATCCCCCGGGACAATGTGGAGTTGAAGGCAGCCCGGGAAAAGGGGATGACGGTTTTGCACCGTTCCCAGATGCTGGCCGCTCTGCTTAACGATAAGCAAGGGATCGCCGTGGCAGGTGCCCACGGAAAGACCACGACCTCCTCCATGATTGCCCAGACGATGGAGGAAGGGGGGGCCGATCCCACCTACGTGATCGGGGGAGAGGTGGTCAGCCTCGGCAGCAACGCCAAAGCGGGCAGCAGCCCCTACGTGGTGGCGGAGGCCGATGAGAGCGACGGCACCTTTTTGGAGTACTTTCCCCGGATCGCAGTGGTAACCAATATTGAACCGGATCATCTGGAGAACTATGAGGGCAGTTTTGAGAAACTGAAAGAGGCCTATCGTCGTTTCCTCAGCCAGGTGAAGGAAGACGGTGTGGCTATACTCGGTTGGGACGATCCGTACCTCCCGGAGATCGCCGGGGAATGCAGAGCCCGTGTGATCACCTACGCCCTGGATCGGGAGGCGGATTACACCGCCACCCACCTCCAACAAGTGCTCAACCGGACCCAATTCACTGTAAATTATCAGGGAACCCCCCTCGGGGATGTGACCATCCATGTGCCGGGCCGTCACAATGTGGCCAATGCTCTGGCGGCTGTGGTCGTCTGTCTGGAAGCGGGTCTTCCCTTCGATACCATCGCGGAGGGATTGTCCCGTTTCCGTGGCGCCAAGCGACGGTTCCAGGTGATCGGGGAAGCGGACGGAATCTTGGTCGTGGATGATTACGCCCACCATCCGACGGAGATCAGGGCCACCATCAATGGCTTGAAAGCCTTGAATCGTCGTATTTTCGGCGTTTTTCAGCCCCAGCGATACTCCCGGACGCATCTGTTGATGGAGGAATTCAGCCGGGCTTTCACAGAGGCGGATGAACTGGTGATCACAGATATCTACTCTCCGCCGGGTGAACCTCCCATCGCCGGAGTCACATCGGAAAGATTGGCCCAAATGGTGCGGGAGAACAGCAATCCCAACACGGTGTACCGTGCCACGAAGGAGGATGTGGAACTCCACCTGCTCCAACATGCCCGTCCAGGCGACCTGGTGATCACCATGGGCGCCGGAGACATCTGGCGCGTGGCTCACAATTTGGTCCCCGCCCTGAAAGCGAGACAGAAGGAGAAAGCCAAGTGA
- a CDS encoding GNAT family N-acetyltransferase, with the protein MGIRQLTETDRERTLQFLEVESALNLFLIGDIYNHGFDQKFQQLWGDFDGTGKLRGVLLRYRGSWIPWAPGSFDVEGFADVIRTGREVEMLSGIDRVTEAFQGVPGLPFRWESRRQTHFARLTDADGLDRLEKEVSLPIRPMTLEDVPILSRLSEQIAEFASRDRAEELRASLESGDARGYWAEDGGRAVAMARTAAENPASAMVVGVGTHPSYRRQGLATQLMIRLCREVWSEGKSVCLFYDNPRAGAIYRRLGFREIGIWNMIGV; encoded by the coding sequence ATGGGAATCCGGCAATTGACGGAGACGGACCGGGAGCGGACGCTGCAGTTTTTGGAGGTGGAGAGTGCGCTCAATCTGTTTTTGATCGGGGATATATATAACCACGGATTTGATCAGAAGTTTCAGCAGTTGTGGGGCGATTTTGATGGGACGGGCAAGCTGCGGGGTGTGTTGCTCCGGTATCGGGGCAGCTGGATTCCCTGGGCACCGGGGTCCTTTGATGTGGAGGGTTTCGCCGATGTGATTCGCACCGGGCGGGAAGTGGAAATGCTCTCCGGGATCGATCGGGTGACGGAAGCATTTCAGGGGGTTCCCGGTTTGCCCTTTCGCTGGGAGAGCCGGCGGCAAACCCATTTTGCCCGCCTCACCGATGCCGACGGACTGGACCGGCTGGAGAAAGAAGTTTCCCTGCCCATCCGGCCCATGACCTTGGAAGATGTGCCGATCTTATCCCGCCTGTCTGAACAGATCGCGGAATTTGCGAGCCGGGACCGGGCGGAGGAGTTGCGGGCATCTCTGGAATCGGGAGATGCCCGGGGATACTGGGCGGAAGACGGGGGCCGGGCGGTCGCCATGGCCCGGACTGCGGCGGAAAACCCCGCGTCGGCGATGGTGGTGGGGGTGGGCACCCACCCTTCATACCGTCGGCAGGGACTTGCCACCCAGCTGATGATCCGGTTGTGCAGGGAAGTTTGGAGTGAAGGGAAGAGTGTGTGTCTCTTTTACGATAACCCCCGGGCGGGAGCCATTTACCGCCGTCTGGGATTCCGGGAGATCGGAATCTGGAATATGATCGGTGTCTGA
- a CDS encoding SCO family protein, translating to MSDAKWRRRRISLLLVLVLMVAAGCGAATEDGKETDGSGTQEEQQALNWEVPDFQYKDQNGKPFGLSDLKGKVWLSNAMFTRCPDVCPPMTANMKKVQDRLKSEGLKVEIVSFSVDPAHDTPKVLKSFGEQFDADFGSWHFLTGYKDEEIQSLIREGFKGGVQRNEPKSKDDPLTISHPVSFFLVDKEGKVYERYDGLKPELDQLVKDIRKLEK from the coding sequence ATGTCGGATGCGAAATGGCGTCGCAGGCGAATTTCACTCCTGTTGGTCCTGGTCCTGATGGTGGCGGCAGGTTGTGGAGCCGCGACGGAGGATGGAAAAGAGACCGATGGTTCCGGAACGCAGGAGGAACAGCAAGCATTGAATTGGGAGGTTCCCGATTTTCAGTATAAAGACCAGAACGGGAAACCCTTCGGCCTGTCTGATTTGAAGGGAAAGGTATGGCTGTCCAATGCGATGTTCACCCGTTGTCCCGATGTCTGTCCACCGATGACTGCCAATATGAAAAAAGTCCAGGATCGGCTGAAAAGTGAGGGACTGAAGGTGGAGATCGTCTCCTTCAGTGTGGATCCCGCCCATGATACTCCCAAAGTGTTGAAATCCTTCGGGGAGCAATTTGATGCCGACTTTGGAAGCTGGCACTTTCTGACCGGATATAAAGATGAGGAGATCCAATCCTTGATCCGGGAAGGTTTTAAGGGGGGGGTCCAGAGAAATGAACCGAAATCCAAGGATGACCCGCTCACCATCAGTCATCCTGTCTCATTTTTCCTGGTCGACAAAGAGGGTAAGGTGTATGAGCGCTATGACGGGTTGAAACCGGAGTTGGACCAACTGGTCAAGGATATCCGCAAGCTGGAAAAATGA
- a CDS encoding ABC transporter permease: MNPVASLFRRRRKQAWIKGARYTALIAKGLHFLPFAVLLLIYFGYRALLSGLPPEFPVNLLMAVLLTWILSRTGIRTYVKAADPVFLLPAEEGLRGYFRGSLLYSGIMQSLKVVFWMAFLFPLFHARLGDAWDFLAALAILIPLKIWNLRAYWLELRIDRPAPLLLLRVGSNGLITLWLFSGGLFGWPLLVAILWFTWLTFHYWRTCSQNRTIPWDRLLLREEQTVSAWYRLAGHFVDVPQIGNEIKPRPLFNPVLRCFPPTRPENTYLYLYLRTFFRYREPFGVYVRLTGVTALLVAFLRGEWWLSALMLPLGLLITGIQLPWIRRIHRFQPWFRLYPRPDMQKRTDWSRLAFALLAGQATTVVLLQWWLWRQPFPLLPLLLGIGWSTAWILGRVWLPKRLHKQSSLL; encoded by the coding sequence ATGAATCCCGTCGCATCCCTTTTTCGCCGGCGGAGAAAGCAGGCCTGGATCAAAGGGGCCCGTTACACCGCCCTGATCGCCAAGGGCCTTCATTTTCTGCCCTTCGCGGTCTTGCTGCTCATCTATTTTGGCTACCGGGCACTCCTTTCGGGACTCCCTCCGGAGTTTCCGGTCAACCTTCTGATGGCAGTCCTGCTGACTTGGATTCTCTCCCGTACCGGAATCCGCACCTATGTGAAAGCGGCGGACCCCGTTTTCCTGTTGCCGGCGGAGGAAGGACTCCGGGGTTATTTCCGGGGGAGCCTGTTGTACAGCGGAATCATGCAGTCATTGAAAGTCGTGTTCTGGATGGCCTTTCTGTTTCCGCTGTTCCACGCCCGTCTGGGGGATGCGTGGGACTTTTTGGCGGCCTTGGCCATACTGATCCCACTCAAAATCTGGAATCTGCGGGCTTATTGGCTGGAACTCCGGATAGACCGTCCCGCACCCCTCCTCCTCTTGCGCGTGGGCAGCAACGGGCTGATCACATTGTGGCTTTTCTCCGGAGGATTATTTGGCTGGCCCCTCCTGGTTGCCATCCTCTGGTTCACCTGGCTCACCTTCCATTATTGGCGGACCTGTTCCCAAAACCGGACCATCCCTTGGGATCGGTTACTCCTCCGGGAAGAACAGACCGTCTCCGCCTGGTACCGACTGGCCGGCCATTTCGTCGATGTTCCCCAGATCGGCAATGAAATCAAGCCGCGCCCCCTGTTCAACCCTGTTCTCCGCTGTTTCCCCCCCACCCGGCCGGAGAATACCTATCTGTATCTGTACTTGCGAACCTTCTTCCGTTATCGGGAACCCTTCGGCGTTTATGTGCGGTTAACCGGGGTGACGGCCTTGTTGGTCGCCTTCCTGCGGGGAGAATGGTGGCTGTCGGCACTGATGCTGCCCCTGGGTTTGCTCATCACCGGCATTCAACTTCCCTGGATTCGACGGATTCACCGCTTTCAACCCTGGTTCCGCCTCTACCCCCGCCCCGACATGCAGAAACGGACCGACTGGTCCCGGCTCGCCTTTGCACTGTTGGCGGGACAAGCCACGACGGTGGTGCTGTTGCAATGGTGGCTGTGGAGGCAGCCGTTTCCTCTCCTTCCCTTGTTGCTCGGGATCGGTTGGAGTACGGCCTGGATCCTGGGCCGTGTCTGGTTGCCCAAACGACTTCATAAACAAAGCTCCCTCCTGTAG
- a CDS encoding ABC transporter ATP-binding protein has protein sequence MLEVKKLTGGYSARQPVIHDLSFTVSPGEMVGLIGLNGAGKSTTIKQILGFLRPKEGEIRFNGHRMDEDPAAFKKKLAYIPETPYLYPELTLREHLELTAMAYGISPQEVEERTQRLLELFQMKSKLDWYPGTFSKGMRQKVMVMAAFLVEPSLLIVDEPFIGLDPLAIHNLLEWMMELKKRGAGILLSTHVLATAEQNCDRFVLLREGRIALAGTMDEMRREAGMPGASLDELFIRAARGSRP, from the coding sequence TTGTTGGAAGTAAAAAAACTGACAGGTGGGTACTCCGCCCGTCAGCCGGTCATTCACGATCTCTCCTTCACAGTTTCCCCGGGGGAGATGGTGGGGCTGATCGGGTTGAACGGAGCGGGGAAAAGCACCACCATCAAGCAGATTCTCGGATTTCTCCGTCCCAAAGAAGGAGAGATCCGGTTTAACGGTCACAGGATGGATGAAGATCCCGCCGCCTTTAAAAAGAAGCTTGCCTACATCCCGGAAACTCCATATCTGTACCCTGAACTGACCCTGCGGGAACACCTGGAACTGACGGCGATGGCCTACGGTATTTCTCCGCAGGAGGTTGAGGAACGGACACAGCGGTTGCTGGAACTCTTTCAGATGAAAAGCAAGCTGGACTGGTACCCCGGTACATTTTCCAAGGGCATGCGGCAGAAGGTGATGGTGATGGCGGCTTTCCTCGTGGAGCCATCCCTGCTGATCGTGGATGAGCCTTTCATCGGTCTGGACCCGCTGGCCATTCACAACCTGTTGGAATGGATGATGGAGTTGAAAAAAAGAGGAGCAGGCATTCTTTTGTCCACTCATGTGCTGGCGACAGCGGAACAAAACTGTGACCGGTTTGTCCTGCTCAGGGAAGGACGCATCGCTCTGGCGGGAACCATGGATGAGATGAGAAGAGAGGCCGGGATGCCCGGAGCCTCTCTGGACGAACTTTTCATCCGTGCCGCAAGGGGGAGCCGACCATGA
- a CDS encoding terpene cyclase/mutase family protein: protein MQRSPEHLQAAANGANQMIGELTRQQQTDGRWIFCFESGVMSDAYMLLLYEIFGTGRREYREGMAQRLLSLSDNGIWRSYPDEKGGSVTATLEASIALVAAGYKELSDPLIQNSQAFVREQGGMAAAGSLTRVAMILTGLHRWPDNSQIPIKLFLLPWWFPINFFDFVGFTRVHVAPILLASNRKFSVRLPRGPRDLALWNGEGGTSHDSARSVQLEGKIDEFLPHLRLSASGGRLDRLVEERGLRFILDRIEPDGTLYSYFSTTFLMIFALMAMGYRRDHPVILRAISGLERFYLPVKGGLHLQETTSTVWDTALISYALQEAGMTADDPVIQKAGGYLLSRQQTRLGDWALRNPGVAPGGWGFSDINTINPDVDDTSYNLRALGPLARMNRQVYQSWARGARWELSMQNRDGGWSAFEKNTDKKWPKILLPKSDAQTVWTDPSTADLTGRTLEWVGNHLGWKRGHPVVDRAASFLVKNQEPDGSWFGRWGINYIYGTWAALTGLTSVGFRRGHPAIDKGVQWLLSVQHEDGGWGESCNSDVVRKYVPLKMSTPVQTAWAVDALVAVHDAPTPAIEAGVHRLLQLCEHPGEPAEYPTGGGLSGQFYIYYHSYRYVWPLTALSHYRRKYAEK, encoded by the coding sequence TTGCAGCGTTCACCGGAACATCTGCAAGCGGCGGCCAATGGAGCGAATCAGATGATCGGGGAGCTGACCCGGCAACAACAGACAGACGGACGGTGGATCTTCTGTTTCGAGAGCGGAGTCATGTCAGATGCATATATGCTCCTGTTATACGAAATCTTTGGAACAGGGAGACGAGAGTACCGGGAGGGGATGGCCCAGCGGCTCCTGTCTCTTTCAGATAACGGAATCTGGAGGTCTTACCCTGATGAAAAGGGAGGGAGTGTCACTGCCACCTTGGAAGCTTCCATTGCGCTGGTGGCAGCCGGGTATAAGGAGTTATCCGATCCCCTCATCCAAAACAGCCAGGCCTTTGTGCGGGAACAGGGGGGAATGGCCGCGGCGGGGTCCCTGACCAGAGTGGCGATGATCCTGACCGGGCTCCACAGGTGGCCCGATAATTCCCAGATCCCGATCAAGCTCTTTCTGCTTCCCTGGTGGTTTCCGATCAATTTTTTCGATTTTGTCGGATTTACCCGGGTCCATGTGGCTCCGATCCTGCTGGCCTCCAACCGGAAATTCTCGGTTCGGTTGCCCAGGGGGCCCCGTGACTTGGCTCTGTGGAACGGGGAAGGGGGGACAAGTCATGATTCGGCCCGATCTGTCCAGTTGGAGGGGAAGATTGATGAGTTCCTGCCCCACCTCCGCCTGAGCGCCAGCGGAGGCAGACTGGATCGGTTGGTCGAGGAGCGCGGTCTCCGGTTTATCCTGGATCGGATCGAACCCGATGGTACTTTGTACAGTTATTTCAGCACCACCTTTTTGATGATCTTTGCTTTGATGGCGATGGGGTACCGACGGGATCATCCGGTCATCCTCCGCGCGATCAGCGGATTGGAACGCTTTTATTTACCGGTGAAGGGGGGGCTCCATCTTCAGGAGACCACTTCCACCGTCTGGGATACGGCACTGATCAGCTATGCACTCCAGGAAGCGGGGATGACTGCAGATGACCCGGTGATCCAAAAGGCCGGGGGTTATCTTCTGAGCCGACAGCAAACCCGCCTCGGGGACTGGGCGCTGCGGAACCCCGGAGTGGCTCCGGGGGGATGGGGGTTCTCCGATATCAATACGATCAATCCCGATGTGGATGACACCTCTTACAACCTGCGGGCTCTCGGACCCTTGGCCCGGATGAACCGTCAGGTATATCAGTCCTGGGCCCGGGGAGCCCGCTGGGAATTGTCCATGCAAAACCGGGATGGGGGTTGGTCCGCCTTTGAAAAAAACACGGACAAAAAGTGGCCGAAGATCCTGTTGCCGAAATCGGATGCTCAGACGGTTTGGACGGATCCCTCCACGGCGGATCTGACCGGTCGCACGCTGGAGTGGGTCGGCAACCACCTCGGGTGGAAACGGGGGCATCCCGTCGTCGACCGCGCCGCCTCCTTCCTGGTGAAAAATCAGGAGCCTGATGGGTCCTGGTTCGGCCGTTGGGGGATCAACTATATTTACGGAACGTGGGCCGCTTTGACAGGCCTGACATCGGTGGGGTTTCGCCGGGGGCATCCGGCCATCGACAAGGGCGTACAGTGGTTGCTTTCTGTTCAGCATGAAGACGGAGGCTGGGGAGAGTCCTGTAACAGCGATGTGGTTCGGAAATATGTTCCGTTGAAAATGAGTACACCTGTGCAAACCGCTTGGGCTGTGGACGCCCTGGTCGCAGTTCACGATGCCCCCACTCCGGCGATTGAAGCAGGAGTCCACCGTCTGTTGCAGTTGTGTGAACATCCCGGTGAGCCGGCGGAGTATCCCACCGGCGGCGGCCTTTCGGGACAGTTTTACATCTATTATCACAGCTATCGCTATGTCTGGCCGTTGACCGCTCTGTCCCACTACCGAAGGAAATATGCAGAGAAATGA